A stretch of the Streptomyces sp. NBC_01428 genome encodes the following:
- a CDS encoding MFS transporter, with protein sequence MSETATTKAAPDQESDAHSNRWKALVFIALAQLMVVLDATIVNIALPSAQQDLGITDGNRQWVVTAYALAFGGLLLFGGRIADLWGRKRAFVVGLVGFALASALGGASQSGAMMFGARALQGVFGALLAPAALSLLAVMFTDAKERAKAFGIYGAIAGGGGAVGFILGGVLTEYMNWRWTFFVNIPFAIVAAAGAYFVIREPKGGRNRSPLDIPGVVLSTLGLVSLVYGFTRAESDGWSDSVTLGLFVAAALLLAAFVYTESKVKAPLLPLRVLTERNRGGVYLSLGLAIIAMFGTFLFLTYYLQIVKGFSPISTGFAFLPMVAGMITGSTQIGARLMTRVAPRLLMGPGFLVAAIGMLLLTQLEIGSSYSTVVLPGLLLLGLGMGTAFMPAMSLATYGIEPRDAGVASAMVNTSQQVGGAIGTALLNTFAASATTAYITDHIAGATSPAQQKLVQAQGAVHGYSIAIWLAVGILVLAAGIAFTLINTGRPDANLVSGAGEGAEDELKVPVIAH encoded by the coding sequence ATGTCTGAAACAGCAACGACCAAAGCAGCCCCGGACCAGGAGTCCGACGCGCACAGCAATCGCTGGAAAGCGCTCGTCTTCATCGCGCTCGCCCAGCTGATGGTGGTGCTCGACGCGACGATCGTGAACATCGCGCTTCCCTCCGCCCAGCAGGACCTCGGTATCACCGACGGCAACCGGCAGTGGGTCGTCACGGCCTACGCCCTCGCCTTCGGCGGTCTCCTGCTCTTCGGCGGCCGGATCGCCGACCTCTGGGGCCGCAAGCGCGCCTTCGTCGTCGGCCTCGTCGGCTTCGCCCTCGCCTCCGCCCTCGGCGGCGCGTCCCAGAGCGGCGCGATGATGTTCGGCGCCCGCGCCCTGCAGGGTGTCTTCGGCGCGCTGCTCGCGCCCGCCGCCCTCTCGCTCCTCGCCGTCATGTTCACCGACGCCAAGGAGCGCGCCAAGGCGTTCGGCATCTACGGTGCGATCGCCGGTGGCGGTGGCGCCGTCGGCTTCATCCTCGGCGGTGTCCTCACCGAGTACATGAACTGGCGCTGGACCTTCTTCGTCAACATCCCCTTCGCGATCGTCGCGGCCGCGGGCGCGTACTTCGTCATCCGTGAGCCCAAGGGCGGCCGCAACCGTTCGCCGCTCGACATCCCGGGCGTCGTCCTGTCCACCCTCGGACTGGTCTCCCTGGTCTACGGCTTCACCCGCGCCGAGTCCGACGGCTGGAGCGACTCCGTGACGCTCGGCCTGTTCGTGGCCGCCGCCCTGCTGCTGGCCGCGTTCGTCTACACCGAGTCCAAGGTCAAGGCCCCGCTGCTGCCGCTGCGCGTCCTCACCGAGCGCAACCGCGGTGGCGTCTACCTCTCCCTCGGTCTCGCGATCATCGCGATGTTCGGCACGTTCCTCTTCCTGACCTACTACCTGCAGATCGTGAAGGGCTTCTCGCCCATCTCCACCGGCTTCGCCTTCCTGCCGATGGTCGCGGGCATGATCACGGGTTCCACCCAGATCGGTGCCCGTCTGATGACCCGGGTCGCCCCGCGTCTGCTCATGGGCCCCGGCTTCCTGGTCGCCGCGATCGGCATGCTGCTCCTGACGCAGCTGGAGATCGGCTCCTCGTACTCCACCGTGGTGCTGCCGGGCCTGCTGCTCCTCGGCCTCGGCATGGGTACGGCGTTCATGCCGGCCATGTCGCTCGCCACGTACGGCATCGAGCCGCGTGACGCCGGTGTCGCCTCCGCGATGGTCAACACCTCGCAGCAGGTCGGCGGCGCGATCGGTACGGCCCTGCTGAACACGTTCGCCGCCTCGGCGACGACCGCGTACATCACGGACCACATCGCCGGTGCCACCTCCCCCGCGCAGCAGAAGCTCGTGCAGGCGCAGGGCGCGGTGCACGGCTACAGCATCGCGATCTGGCTGGCCGTCGGCATCCTCGTGCTCGCCGCGGGCATCGCTTTCACCCTCATCAACACCGGCCGTCCGGACGCCAACCTGGTCTCCGGCGCGGGCGAGGGCGCGGAGGACGAGCTGAAGGTGCCCGTCATCGCCCACTGA
- a CDS encoding MarR family winged helix-turn-helix transcriptional regulator, with translation MNTASSPAEQPRWLTDEEQRIWRAYMHATTLLEDHLDRQLQRDAGMPHIYYGLLVQLAEAPRRRLRMTELAMNAKITRSRLSHAVARLEKSGWVRREDCPSDKRGQFAVLTDEGYEVLRRTAPGHVAAVRQALFDRLGPDQQKAFGEAMRIIAEGLQPKDAGADLPWLR, from the coding sequence ATGAACACGGCATCCTCTCCCGCTGAACAGCCGCGCTGGCTCACCGACGAGGAACAGCGCATCTGGCGCGCGTACATGCACGCCACGACCCTCCTCGAGGACCATCTCGACCGCCAGCTCCAGCGCGACGCGGGCATGCCGCACATCTACTACGGCCTGCTCGTCCAGCTCGCCGAGGCCCCGCGCCGCCGGCTGCGGATGACCGAGCTGGCCATGAACGCGAAGATCACCCGGTCCCGCCTCTCGCACGCGGTCGCCCGGCTGGAGAAGAGCGGCTGGGTGCGGCGCGAGGACTGCCCCTCCGACAAGCGGGGCCAGTTCGCGGTGCTGACCGACGAGGGCTACGAGGTGCTGCGGCGGACCGCGCCGGGCCATGTGGCCGCCGTACGCCAGGCGCTGTTCGACCGGCTCGGCCCGGACCAGCAGAAGGCCTTCGGCGAGGCGATGCGGATCATCGCCGAGGGGCTCCAGCCGAAGGACGCGGGCGCGGACCTGCCCTGGCTCCGCTAG